One segment of Triticum aestivum cultivar Chinese Spring chromosome 2A, IWGSC CS RefSeq v2.1, whole genome shotgun sequence DNA contains the following:
- the LOC123184726 gene encoding peroxidase P7 has translation MAAPLLCFAVVAAAAFAGASGQELTADYYDEACPQALSAIKLVVGAAIVKEPRMGASLVRLHFHDCFVNGCDGSILLDDTEGMVGEKTSKANNMSVRGFGVIDAIKTAVNTACLGNVVSCADILAVAARDSIVALGGSSYDVLLGRRDATTASIDDADDTIPNPFMDLPELLANFQAQGLSLRDLVVLSGAHTLGYSRCVFYRDRLYNETGSLDPTYAAALDERCPPAGDDEALASLDDTPTTVDTDYYQGITQGRALLHTDQQLYLGDGGDSDALVQYYAESPDKFWADFGAAMLKLGGLSPLAGQDGEVREDCRVVNQG, from the exons ATGGCGGCGCCTCTTCTTTGCTTCGCCGTCGTTGCCGCGGCGGCTTTCGCCGGCGCgtcggggcaggagctcaccgcggACTACTACGACGAGGCGTGCCCGCAGGCGCTCTCGGCCATCAAGCTCGTTGTCGGTGCGGCCATCGTCAAGGAGCCGAGGATGGGCGCCTCCCTCGTCCGGCTgcacttccacgactgcttcgtcaaC GGCTGCGACGGCTCCATTCTGCTGGACGACACCGAGGGCATGGTCGGGGAGAAGACGTCCAAGGCCAACAACATGTCGGTGAGAGGGTTCGGCGTCATCGACGCCATCAAGACCGCCGTCAACACGGCGTGCCTGGGGAAtgtcgtctcctgcgccgacatcctCGCTGTTGCCGCTCGCGACTCCATTGTTGCA CTTGGGGGAAGCTCGTACGACGTGCTCCTGGGCCGGCGGGACGCGACGACGGCGAGCATCGACGACGCGGACGACACCATCCCGAACCCGTTCATGGACCTGCCGGAGCTGCTCGCCAACTTCCAGGCCCAGGGCCTGTCGCTCCGGGACCTGGTCGTGCTCTCGGGCGCCCACACGCTCGGCTACTCCCGCTGCGTCTTCTACCGCGACCGCCTCTACAACGAGACCGGCAGCCTGGACCCGACCTACGCGGCGGCGCTGGACGAGCGGTGCCCGCCCGCCGGCGACGATGAGGCGCTGGCGTCGCTGGACGACACGCCGACGACCGTGGACACGGACTACTACCAGGGCATCACGCAGGGGCGCGCGCTGCTGCACACGGACCAGCAGCTGTACCTGGGAGACGGGGGCGACAGCGACGCGCTGGTGCAGTACTACGCCGAGAGCCCGGACAAGTTCTGGGCGGACTTCGGCGCAGCGATGCTCAAGCTGGGCGGCCTGAGCCCGCTCGCCGGCCAGGACGGCGAGGTCAGGGAGGACTGCAGGGTGGTGAACCAGGGGTGA